One window from the genome of Thalassospira xiamenensis M-5 = DSM 17429 encodes:
- a CDS encoding ArsR/SmtB family transcription factor: MVKYQEAELNDIFAALADPTRRALLARLETEENLSVSELARPFHVSLPAVMKHLDVLSDAGLIARQKTGRTVNVRLNAEPMEHAMEWLARYQRFWSHKLDQLAAFLEQEDDDATKTEKKQD, translated from the coding sequence ATGGTTAAGTATCAAGAAGCCGAACTGAACGACATCTTTGCCGCCCTTGCCGATCCAACCCGCCGTGCGCTTCTCGCCCGGCTGGAGACGGAAGAAAACCTGTCGGTCAGTGAACTGGCGCGACCGTTTCACGTTTCGCTGCCTGCAGTGATGAAACATCTGGATGTTCTGTCCGATGCCGGGCTGATTGCGCGGCAGAAGACCGGGCGCACGGTCAATGTGCGCCTGAATGCCGAACCGATGGAGCACGCCATGGAATGGCTGGCCCGCTATCAGCGCTTCTGGTCGCATAAACTCGATCAGCTTGCCGCCTTCCTTGAACAAGAAGACGACGACGCCACCAAAACCGAAAAGAAGCAGGATTAG